From a single Anomaloglossus baeobatrachus isolate aAnoBae1 chromosome 8, aAnoBae1.hap1, whole genome shotgun sequence genomic region:
- the EDEM1 gene encoding ER degradation-enhancing alpha-mannosidase-like protein 1, with product MSRKCGTVMRWWSAVLGLLLLRLGLHALRGYISPGTVRAVRPVQAAVCRSSYGRFHLGDEYGRRYSSFPAGLRLQMREMARGMFSFGYDNYMRFAFPEDELNPILCRGRGPDTGNPSNLNINDVLGNYSLTLIDALDTLAVMGNVSEFQRAVRLVIDTVTFDKDSTVQVFEANIRILGSLLSAHIILTDTRQPFGNMTVSGYDDELLHMAHDLAVRLLPAFENTRTGMPYPRVNLQKGVPPDSLNETCTAGAGSLLVEFGILSHLLGDSTFEWVARRAVQALWGLRSNNTGLLGNVVDIQTGQWVGQQSGLGAGLDSFFEYLLKSYILFGEEEDLHMFNEAYKSIQNHLRRGRVSCNEGEGDPPLYVNVNMFNGQIMNTWIDSLQAFFPGLQVLKGDIEDAICLHAFYYAIWKRYGALPERYNWQLQAPDVSFYPLRPELVESTYLLYQATKNPFYLHVGMDILLSLEKHAKAECGYATLHHVEDKSQEDRMESFFLSETCKYLFLLFDEENPVHTTGSKYLFTTEGHLIPVDPRFRKKAWKDIFTPEKKPQSDTDKLSQTKLRAANSSTNCYRVPEERRYSLPLKSVYMRQIDQMVGLL from the exons ATGTCCCGGAAGTGTGGGACAGTGATGCGCTGGTGGTCGGCCGTGCTGGGGCTGCTCCTGCTACGGCTCGGGCTCCACGCTCTGCGGGGCTACATCTCCCCGGGCACGGTGCGGGCAGTGCGGCCGGTGCAGGCGGCGGTGTGCCGCTCCTCCTACGGGCGCTTCCACCTCGGGGACGAGTATGGGCGCAGGTACAGCTCCTTCCCGGCCGGGCTGCGCCTGCAGATGCGGGAGATGGCGCGGGGCATGTTCTCCTTCGGCTACGACAACTACATGAGATTCGCCTTCCCGGAGGACGAGCTGAACCCCATCCTGTGCCGGGGCCGCGGGCCGGACACCGGGAACCC TTCAAATCTTAACATCAATGATGTCCTGGGGAACTATTCTCTCACCCTGATTGATGCCCTGGACACCCTGGCG GTCATGGGCAACGTCAGCGAGTTTCAGCGAGCCGTGCGCCTGGTGATCGACACCGTGACCTTCGATAAGGATTCCACCGTGCAGGTGTTTGAGGCGAACATAAG GATTTTGGGGAGCCTCCTGTCTGCACACATCATCCTGACTGACACCCGGCAGCCCTTCGGCAACATGACAGTCAGTGGTTATGACGATGAACTTTTGCACATGGCGCATGACCTCGCCGTCCGACTGCTTCCAGCATTTGAAAATACCAGAACCGGGATGCCTTATCCAAGA GTGAATCTGCAGAAGGGGGTCCCTCCCGACAGCCTGAACGAGACCTGTACTGCCGGGGCTGGATCTCTCCTGGTGGAGTTTGGGATCCTCAGTCACCTCCTTGGTGATTCCACCTTTGAGTGGGTGGCCCGCCGCGCTGTACAAGCTTTGTGGGGTCTGCGGAGCAATAACACAGGTCTTCTGG GTAATGTGGTGGATATACAGACTGGTCAGTGGGTCGGCCAGCAGAGCGGCCTGGGTGCCGGCCTGGACTCGTTTTTCGAGTATCTGCTGAAGTCGTACATCCTGTTTGGAGAGGAGGAGGACTTGCACATGTTTAATGAGGCTTATAAAAGCATCCAGAACCACCTACGCAGAGG GAGGGTATCGTGTAATGAAGGTGAGGGGGACCCTCCGCTGTACGTCAATGTGAACATGTTTAATGGACAGATCATGAACACGTGGATTGACTCTCTCCAGGCTTTCTTCCCTGGCCTGCAG GTGTTGAAGGGGGACATAGAGGACGCCATTTGCCTTCACGCCTTTTACTATGCAATCTGGAAACGCTATGGAGCTCTGCCCGAGAGGTACAACTGGCAGCTGCAGGCGCCTGATGTCTCCTTCTACCCGCTGAGACCAGAACTGGTGGAGTCCACCTACCTTCTGTatcaa GCCACTAAGAATCCATTTTATTTGCACGTGGGGATGGATATTCTGCTAAGTCTGGAGAAGCATGCAAAAGCTGA GTGCGGGTATGCCACGCTGCATCATGTGGAGGACAAGTCTCAGGAGGATCGCATGGAAAGTTTTTTCTTGagtgaaacatgcaaatatttattCTTA CTGTTTGATGAAGAAAATCCAGTGCACACGACGGGCAGCAAATATCTGTTCACCACCGAGGGGCATCTCATCCCCGTGGACCCTCGCTTTAGGAAGAAAGCCTGGAAGGACATCTTCACCCCTGAGAAAAAACCTCAATCTGACACCGACAAACTGTCCCAGACGAAACTGCGAGCGGCCAACTCCAGCACTAAC TGTTACCGAGTTCCCGAGGAGCGGCGATACTCCCTACCCCTGAAGAGCGTCTACATGCGGCAGATCGATCAGATGGTCGGCCTTCTTTAG
- the ARL8B gene encoding ADP-ribosylation factor-like protein 8B: protein MMSLLSRLLDWFRSLFWKEEMELTLVGLQHSGKTTFVNVIASGQFSEDMIPTVGFNMRKVTKGNVTIKIWDIGGQPRFRSMWERYCRGVNAIVYMVDAADNEKIEASRNELHNLLDKPQLQGIPVLVLGNKRDLPSALDERQLIEKMHLSMIQDREICCYSISCKEKDNIDITLQWLIQHSKSRRS from the exons ATGATGTCCCTGCTGTCTCGGTTACTGGACTGGTTCCGCTCTCTGTTCTGGAAGGAGGAGATGGAGCTGACGCTGGTCGGGCTGCAGCACTCGGGGAAGACCACCTTTGTCAATGTCATAGCG TCAGGTCAGTTCAGCGAGGACATGATACCGACCGTCGGCTTTAACATGAGGAAAGTGACGAAAGGAAACGTTACCATCAAG aTCTGGGACATCGGGGGGCAGCCTCGGTTTCGCAGCATGTGGGAACGGTACTGTCGGGGCGTCAATGCCATAGT GTACATGGTGGACGCCGCTGACAACGAGAAGATAGAAGCGTCTCGTAATGAACTGCACAATCTGCTGGATAAGCCACAATTACAGGGTATACCG GTTCTAGTTCTTGGAAATAAGCGAGATCTCCCGAGCGCACTGGACGAGCGGCAGCTGATCGAAAAAAT GCATCTATCCATGATCCAGGACCGGGAAATCTGCTGCTATTCCATCTCCTGCAAAGAGAAGGACAACATAG ATATCACCCTACAGTGGCTGATCCAGCACTCCAAGTCACGTCGTAGCTAA